The Phycisphaeraceae bacterium genome has a window encoding:
- the tssK gene encoding type VI secretion system baseplate subunit TssK yields the protein MATIPPVHWHEGLFLQPHHLQAMQRHLAETRADDRRAVCAYPYGLVESRLSTDALENMLVRFDRLDAIMPSGTRVTFPGLAELPPMDIKKRFEASSEGFTILLGVPLWYEARANTIDPGGDDWRAKRLYRIREQERPDENTGENRQPMMHRLINARLMYQDDDQTDMEVMPVLRVVHGTGEGIGMPRIDPNFIPPCFAISGSVILRELVRDLTNAVEASRREMVVQMTRGGFSVETMRGSDFQQMLRLKTINRFSARLPHLLASPAVSPSEMYLEFRDLLAELAALHPDRDPFDAPPYDHDAPAVPFHELSDRIREYLRPLKGDVFRKVPFVREGPFLKAPLSAADLTEPNEYYIGIKTREDPRAVAMLVEDEDKFKLTAPSMWQSRIRGVKVQEERHPPVQFPAETGLHYFRINRAESQRMWDRVSSESAIAAWWPGLDASDYSIALYMTLPGGGG from the coding sequence ATGGCCACCATTCCCCCCGTCCACTGGCACGAAGGCCTCTTCCTCCAGCCGCATCACCTTCAGGCGATGCAGCGTCATCTCGCTGAAACCAGGGCGGATGACCGTCGAGCCGTCTGTGCGTATCCGTACGGACTGGTCGAGTCACGGCTTTCGACCGACGCGCTGGAGAACATGCTGGTGCGGTTCGACCGCCTGGATGCGATCATGCCCAGCGGGACGCGCGTGACGTTTCCCGGCCTGGCGGAACTGCCGCCGATGGACATCAAGAAGCGCTTCGAGGCCAGCAGCGAAGGATTCACCATCCTGCTGGGCGTGCCGCTGTGGTACGAGGCGCGGGCCAACACCATCGATCCCGGCGGCGATGACTGGCGGGCCAAGCGGCTCTACCGGATCAGGGAGCAGGAGCGCCCGGACGAGAACACCGGCGAGAACCGTCAGCCGATGATGCACCGGCTCATCAACGCCCGGCTCATGTACCAGGACGACGACCAGACCGACATGGAAGTGATGCCGGTGCTGCGCGTCGTTCACGGCACGGGCGAAGGCATCGGGATGCCGCGCATCGACCCGAACTTCATCCCGCCCTGCTTCGCCATCAGCGGCAGCGTCATCCTGCGCGAGCTGGTGCGCGATCTGACGAACGCGGTTGAGGCCAGCCGGCGCGAGATGGTGGTGCAGATGACCCGCGGCGGCTTCAGCGTGGAGACCATGCGCGGGTCGGACTTTCAGCAGATGCTGCGGCTGAAGACCATCAATCGCTTCAGCGCGCGTCTGCCGCACCTGCTGGCGTCACCGGCGGTTTCTCCGTCGGAGATGTACCTGGAGTTCCGCGACCTGCTGGCGGAACTGGCCGCCCTGCACCCGGACCGAGATCCCTTCGACGCGCCGCCCTACGACCACGACGCTCCGGCGGTGCCGTTTCACGAGCTGTCCGACCGCATCCGCGAGTACCTTCGCCCCCTCAAGGGCGACGTGTTCCGCAAGGTGCCGTTCGTGCGGGAAGGACCGTTTCTCAAGGCGCCGCTCTCCGCGGCGGACCTCACCGAGCCCAACGAGTACTACATCGGCATCAAGACGCGGGAGGATCCCCGGGCCGTCGCCATGCTGGTGGAGGACGAGGACAAGTTCAAGCTCACGGCGCCGTCGATGTGGCAGAGCCGCATCCGCGGCGTGAAGGTGCAGGAGGAGCGCCATCCGCCGGTGCAGTTCCCCGCCGAGACGGGGCTGCACTACTTCCGCATCAACCGGGCCGAGAGCCAGCGCATGTGGGATCGGGTGTCGTCGGAAAGCGCCATCGCCGCGTGGTGGCCCGGATTGGACGCCTCTGATTATTCGATCGCCCTCTACATGACCCTTCCGGGCGGAGGCGGGTGA